Proteins co-encoded in one Chitinophagales bacterium genomic window:
- a CDS encoding AMP-binding protein gives MYLDFEKLDLDTLKKEYSDEAYLFSVLDFLEHFMKEETFVSITSGSTGTPKSISFSKYRALESAKLSNEFFNITHHTFIIHCLDIKYIGSKMLLIRALIAKAKVKVFKPSLDFFNFCDKGEIDFISLTPLHLHAILNTKPDFFSQVKLCLIGASGVSKKLENAISKIKTKTKFYESFAMTETLSHFAIRNISAREKSFRLLKGFKLSVNSDQCLQLQHDLILPEGIESKDVVNIEQDGTFTFLGRADNVINTGGVKVNPEVLEYEWSSFLPFKFIIASEDDPVLGQKIIMIVENNPNQSKSKIIDLLQYNNIPNRLQPKAYFTTNNWVESETHKPIRRKIYMTRIYLN, from the coding sequence GTGTATTTAGATTTTGAGAAATTAGATTTAGATACCTTAAAGAAAGAATATTCAGACGAAGCTTATCTCTTCTCCGTATTAGATTTCCTTGAGCATTTTATGAAAGAGGAGACCTTTGTATCTATTACTTCTGGATCTACGGGCACTCCAAAGTCAATAAGTTTTAGTAAATATAGAGCTTTAGAATCCGCTAAACTTTCAAATGAGTTTTTCAATATCACTCACCACACATTTATTATACACTGTCTCGATATTAAGTATATCGGTTCTAAAATGCTACTGATAAGGGCTCTAATCGCTAAAGCTAAAGTGAAGGTGTTCAAACCATCTCTTGATTTTTTTAATTTTTGTGATAAGGGCGAAATAGATTTTATTTCTTTGACTCCTTTGCACCTGCATGCTATTTTAAATACTAAACCAGATTTTTTTAGTCAAGTAAAATTATGTCTAATAGGAGCAAGTGGGGTGTCAAAAAAATTAGAGAATGCAATATCGAAAATTAAAACAAAGACAAAATTTTATGAGAGCTTTGCTATGACCGAAACTTTAAGCCACTTTGCCATTAGGAATATTAGTGCTAGAGAAAAAAGTTTTCGTTTGCTAAAAGGTTTTAAGCTTTCTGTAAATAGTGACCAATGTCTCCAATTGCAGCATGATCTTATATTGCCAGAGGGTATAGAATCGAAAGATGTTGTCAACATAGAGCAGGATGGTACATTCACTTTTTTAGGGAGGGCGGATAACGTTATTAATACTGGAGGAGTTAAGGTCAACCCAGAAGTTTTAGAATATGAATGGAGTTCTTTTCTACCTTTTAAATTTATCATTGCTAGTGAAGATGACCCTGTGCTAGGTCAAAAAATAATCATGATAGTAGAGAATAACCCAAATCAATCAAAAAGTAAAATTATAGATCTGTTACAGTATAATAATATACCTAATAGGTTACAACCTAAGGCATATTTCACTACAAACAACTGGGTAGAATCAGAAACTCATAAGCCAATACGGCGAAAAATTTACATGACCCGTATTTACCTTAACTAA
- the yajC gene encoding preprotein translocase subunit YajC gives MYLQAQGGMDMMPLLLLMMGIFLVVQFVIVGPKQKKREKEMAAFIDGLANGSKIITTSGIHGKYIKSEENLMVIEIDTNVKVRMEKTALNYEATKALHGIK, from the coding sequence ATGTATTTACAAGCTCAAGGTGGAATGGATATGATGCCACTACTACTACTCATGATGGGTATTTTCTTAGTCGTTCAATTCGTAATCGTAGGTCCGAAGCAGAAGAAGCGGGAAAAGGAAATGGCAGCATTTATTGATGGTCTAGCTAATGGCTCGAAAATTATCACTACTTCTGGTATTCATGGTAAGTATATTAAATCTGAAGAGAATTTAATGGTCATTGAAATAGACACCAATGTAAAGGTGCGTATGGAAAAAACAGCCCTTAATTATGAGGCGACCAAGGCATTGCATGGTATTAAGTAA
- a CDS encoding DUF1573 domain-containing protein codes for MKYSLIYSFIIFVTCISSCTNVKRDVGSLFGFGQRNNSGVDTVLYSKATTIHFQDTMVDIGNVKEGKECSIIYYYQNTGNAPLMLFNVSPSCGCTIAEYSHNPLGPGQKDSIIAKFDSKDKLGSYQKNIKVNCNTNQKVHDLYFKVNVLPR; via the coding sequence GTGAAGTATAGTTTAATATATTCATTTATTATATTTGTTACCTGTATAAGTTCTTGTACTAATGTTAAACGAGACGTTGGTTCTTTGTTTGGATTTGGTCAGCGAAATAATTCAGGCGTTGATACTGTTCTTTATAGCAAAGCGACTACTATACACTTTCAAGATACCATGGTAGATATCGGAAATGTCAAAGAAGGGAAGGAATGTAGCATAATCTATTATTATCAAAATACGGGCAATGCGCCATTGATGCTATTCAATGTAAGTCCTAGCTGTGGCTGCACGATAGCAGAATATTCTCACAATCCCCTTGGTCCAGGACAAAAAGACTCGATAATAGCTAAATTTGATAGTAAGGATAAGTTAGGAAGTTATCAGAAAAATATTAAAGTAAATTGTAATACGAATCAAAAGGTACATGATTTATATTTCAAAGTCAATGTCTTGCCACGTTAA
- a CDS encoding sodium:solute symporter, with translation MTPFTLLICVFIYFGVLLAISFWTTRRIKSSSYFNADKGSKWYVVAFGMLGDSLSGVTFISVPGAVIFTKFGYFQIVLGYFVGYLAIITILLPLYYKLNLVSIYGYLRHRYGRFAQYTGSFFFMLSRILGSAARLFLAASVLQLFIFDQWGVPFALSVSLIIFLIWLYTTKGGIKTLVWTDAFQSSLLIFGVLVSIYVIVTQLNISWVDLPELIAENKNSELFCWDINSKNYFWKQFIGGAFIAACMTGLDQNMMQKNLTCKTLGESKKNIFWFSIVMLFTNLFFISLGLLLYTYAENLGIQLPMKPDGSIDSDKVFPFLAFNHLGFIASISFIVGLTAATFSSADSVLTTLTTSFYIDILGKDAEKNPDTKLRNLIHLSFALLLLLAILIIKILNASAVIDIVLKIANYTYGPLLGLFIFGLVTKRKLYDALVPLICITAPLIAYYIDAAPIILNGRPFQFGNTILIINGFITVLGLAFFSFFYKNKVS, from the coding sequence ATGACTCCATTCACCCTCTTAATATGCGTGTTTATTTACTTTGGGGTGCTTTTGGCGATTTCTTTTTGGACCACGAGGCGTATCAAGTCAAGCTCCTATTTTAATGCCGATAAAGGTTCAAAATGGTACGTTGTAGCCTTTGGCATGTTAGGTGATTCGCTCTCTGGAGTTACTTTTATATCGGTGCCTGGGGCAGTAATATTTACAAAGTTTGGTTATTTTCAGATTGTTTTAGGTTATTTTGTAGGGTACCTTGCTATTATTACTATTCTTTTACCACTTTATTACAAGTTAAATTTAGTATCCATTTATGGTTATTTGAGACACCGTTATGGAAGATTTGCACAATATACAGGTTCGTTTTTTTTCATGTTATCTCGTATCTTAGGTTCTGCTGCCAGACTGTTTTTAGCGGCATCGGTACTTCAGTTGTTTATATTTGATCAATGGGGAGTTCCCTTCGCATTATCTGTATCACTTATTATTTTTCTCATTTGGTTATATACTACCAAAGGTGGTATTAAAACTCTAGTTTGGACGGATGCTTTTCAGTCTAGTCTATTAATTTTCGGAGTACTTGTATCTATTTACGTCATCGTCACTCAATTAAATATTTCATGGGTTGATTTACCAGAATTGATAGCAGAGAATAAGAATAGTGAATTGTTTTGCTGGGATATTAATAGTAAAAATTATTTTTGGAAACAATTCATAGGAGGTGCTTTCATTGCGGCATGTATGACTGGATTAGATCAGAACATGATGCAAAAAAATCTTACATGTAAAACCTTGGGAGAATCTAAAAAGAATATATTTTGGTTCAGTATTGTTATGCTTTTTACCAATTTATTTTTTATATCCTTGGGTTTATTACTATATACCTATGCTGAAAATTTGGGTATTCAACTGCCTATGAAGCCAGACGGGAGTATTGATTCTGATAAAGTTTTTCCTTTTCTTGCCTTCAATCACTTAGGTTTCATTGCGAGTATTTCCTTTATCGTAGGTTTGACTGCTGCCACATTCTCTAGTGCCGATAGTGTATTGACGACCTTAACGACATCCTTCTATATCGATATTTTAGGAAAGGATGCAGAAAAAAACCCTGATACAAAATTGCGAAACCTTATTCATCTTAGTTTTGCCTTATTACTTCTACTGGCGATATTGATTATCAAGATATTAAATGCTTCTGCTGTTATAGATATTGTTTTGAAAATTGCTAATTATACCTATGGACCATTGCTGGGGCTCTTTATCTTCGGATTAGTTACCAAGAGAAAGTTATACGATGCACTTGTACCTCTAATTTGCATTACCGCACCACTAATCGCCTATTATATTGATGCAGCACCTATAATCTTGAATGGGAGACCTTTTCAGTTTGGCAATACTATATTGATTATCAATGGATTTATCACTGTCTTAGGGCTTGCTTTTTTCTCATTCTTCTATAAGAATAAGGTTTCTTAG
- a CDS encoding DUF5606 domain-containing protein, whose product MSFSEILAVSKLPGLYQMHKHRADGLIIKSLQDDKIFFAASRAHTFTPLDNITIYTSDEPIELIEVMRKIQEQKSKLELPSSKADGEVLKSFFAAVVPNYDESRVYTSDIQKIVKWFSLLDSKNLIPSDDAVSNDNSTIDQKEEISETLEEKAEAKPKAKTTRKKKTE is encoded by the coding sequence ATGAGTTTTAGTGAGATATTAGCTGTTTCTAAATTGCCTGGATTGTATCAAATGCATAAGCATCGAGCAGATGGGTTAATAATCAAGTCCCTGCAGGATGATAAAATTTTCTTTGCTGCATCGCGGGCACATACCTTTACCCCTCTCGATAATATTACGATCTATACCTCCGATGAACCTATAGAGTTGATAGAGGTTATGCGAAAAATTCAAGAACAGAAATCCAAACTCGAGTTACCAAGTTCGAAAGCAGATGGAGAGGTTTTAAAGAGTTTTTTTGCTGCTGTGGTTCCTAACTATGATGAATCAAGAGTATACACAAGTGATATTCAAAAAATAGTAAAGTGGTTTAGTCTATTGGATTCTAAAAATCTTATACCTTCCGATGACGCTGTTAGTAATGACAATTCTACAATAGATCAAAAAGAAGAAATTTCTGAAACTTTAGAAGAAAAGGCTGAGGCAAAGCCTAAAGCGAAAACTACTAGGAAGAAAAAAACGGAATAA
- the ftsH gene encoding ATP-dependent zinc metalloprotease FtsH, whose translation MENSESKPQTKINPDNKPSYIWIYIVMAALTGVLVLQGIFSDSESREIYSKEFDKMYIEGDIEQIKTFNGRKAIVYVYTDSFNKKAKYDTFRKKNSILEKPNTSFFMHIASHTSLEQHIKELRRQYKVEEVTLIPLTETGSWLSNMFSIFGPILLLIGFWYFMMRRMGGGGGFPGGGIFSIGKSKATMVDKDTESEINFSSVAGLDEEKQEVMEIVDFLKNPDKYTTLGGKIPKGALLIGPPGTGKTLLAKAMAGEAKVPFFSLSGSDFVEMFVGVGASRVRDLFKQAREKAPCIIFIDEIDAIGRARGKGLVGGNDERESTLNQLLVEMDGFSGDTGIIVIAATNRPDVLDDALLRAGRFDRQIHINRPDLNGREQIFNVHLAKIKKGEDVSAHELAKQTPGFVGADIANVCNEAALVAARKDKTEVNMKDISEAIDRVTTGLEKKNTIITPEEKKVIAYHEAGHALTSWYLEYAHPFVRVTIVPRSESLGHALYLPKEKYLTVKEELLDQICVSMGGRAAEHLAFNKISTGALGDLDSVTRMAYGMVVHYGMSEKVGNLSFYRMAQNSYEKPYSDETAKLIDDEVRKISDEQFQRALALLTEKREQLDNLASLLLEREVLLKTDLEALLGKSPWDKGDEELQPIAPADNSDTQDANKNEKAEDNVV comes from the coding sequence ATGGAGAATTCAGAGTCTAAACCTCAAACTAAAATAAATCCCGATAATAAACCTAGCTATATTTGGATATACATAGTCATGGCTGCCCTGACAGGAGTATTGGTTCTTCAAGGTATTTTTTCTGATTCCGAAAGTCGTGAAATTTACAGCAAGGAGTTCGATAAAATGTATATAGAGGGCGATATTGAACAGATTAAAACTTTTAACGGCAGAAAGGCGATTGTATATGTATATACAGATTCTTTCAATAAAAAAGCGAAGTATGATACTTTTAGAAAGAAAAATTCTATTCTAGAGAAGCCTAACACTTCTTTCTTTATGCATATTGCATCGCATACATCGTTGGAGCAGCATATAAAAGAATTGCGGAGGCAATATAAAGTAGAAGAGGTAACACTTATTCCTTTAACCGAGACAGGATCTTGGCTATCAAATATGTTTAGTATATTTGGTCCTATACTATTGTTGATAGGATTTTGGTATTTCATGATGCGTCGCATGGGTGGCGGCGGTGGCTTTCCTGGCGGCGGAATATTTTCTATAGGAAAATCCAAAGCTACCATGGTCGACAAGGATACTGAAAGTGAAATTAATTTTTCATCCGTAGCAGGATTGGATGAGGAAAAACAGGAAGTCATGGAAATAGTAGATTTTCTAAAAAATCCCGATAAGTATACAACGCTAGGTGGAAAAATACCCAAAGGTGCGCTACTAATAGGTCCTCCAGGTACAGGAAAAACGCTCCTAGCCAAGGCTATGGCTGGAGAAGCTAAAGTTCCATTTTTTAGCCTGTCAGGTTCAGATTTTGTAGAAATGTTTGTAGGAGTAGGTGCATCGAGAGTTCGTGATTTATTTAAACAAGCTAGAGAAAAAGCTCCTTGTATTATATTTATAGATGAGATTGATGCTATAGGTCGTGCTAGAGGTAAAGGTCTGGTAGGAGGAAACGATGAGCGTGAAAGTACACTAAATCAACTACTCGTAGAAATGGATGGATTTAGTGGTGATACTGGAATCATTGTCATAGCAGCTACCAATAGACCTGATGTTTTGGATGATGCTTTATTACGTGCTGGACGTTTTGATCGTCAGATTCATATCAATAGACCTGATCTCAATGGTAGAGAGCAGATATTTAATGTACATCTAGCTAAAATTAAGAAAGGCGAGGATGTGAGTGCTCATGAGTTGGCCAAACAAACGCCTGGATTTGTGGGAGCTGACATAGCCAATGTATGTAACGAAGCTGCGCTTGTGGCAGCTCGGAAAGATAAGACGGAGGTGAATATGAAAGATATTTCAGAAGCTATCGATAGAGTTACAACAGGTCTCGAAAAGAAAAATACGATAATCACTCCTGAAGAGAAAAAGGTAATCGCGTATCATGAGGCTGGACATGCATTGACTAGCTGGTATTTAGAGTATGCTCATCCATTTGTGAGGGTCACTATTGTGCCCAGGAGTGAATCTTTGGGACATGCGCTTTATCTCCCAAAAGAGAAGTATTTGACAGTCAAAGAAGAGTTGTTAGATCAAATCTGTGTCTCTATGGGTGGACGAGCTGCAGAGCATTTGGCTTTTAATAAAATTTCGACAGGAGCTTTAGGTGATTTGGATAGTGTGACGAGAATGGCCTATGGTATGGTGGTTCACTATGGTATGAGTGAAAAGGTTGGGAATTTATCCTTCTATCGTATGGCTCAAAATTCATACGAGAAACCATATTCCGACGAAACGGCCAAACTTATCGATGATGAAGTAAGAAAAATTTCTGATGAACAGTTTCAGCGTGCATTGGCATTGCTCACAGAGAAAAGGGAACAATTAGATAATCTCGCAAGCCTTCTTCTGGAGCGAGAAGTTCTTTTAAAAACCGACTTAGAAGCTCTATTAGGCAAATCTCCGTGGGATAAAGGAGATGAAGAATTACAACCAATAGCCCCTGCTGATAATTCTGATACGCAGGACGCTAATAAAAATGAAAAAGCTGAGGACAATGTGGTTTAG
- the rsfS gene encoding ribosome silencing factor: MPVNLKKIDNPLVNQILISLEDRKAQDIVCIDLRDNEDAFVDYMIVCHGDSTTQVNAIAGNVEKDVQEKLKTKPHHIEGERNALWVIIDYIDVIVHVFHREMREFYQLEELWSDSYIPLEVKINSK, encoded by the coding sequence TTGCCCGTAAATTTAAAGAAAATTGATAATCCCCTAGTAAATCAAATACTAATTTCATTAGAAGACAGAAAAGCCCAAGACATTGTTTGCATAGATTTGAGGGACAACGAAGATGCTTTTGTAGATTATATGATTGTATGCCATGGAGATAGTACTACTCAGGTAAACGCTATTGCTGGTAATGTAGAAAAGGATGTACAAGAGAAGTTAAAAACCAAACCTCATCATATTGAGGGTGAGCGGAATGCTCTTTGGGTTATAATTGATTATATTGATGTGATAGTACATGTATTTCATAGGGAAATGAGAGAATTTTATCAGTTAGAAGAGTTGTGGTCAGATTCATATATTCCTTTGGAGGTAAAAATAAATAGTAAGTAA
- a CDS encoding biotin--[acetyl-CoA-carboxylase] ligase gives MSSFPELTFFDYPLVYFNEIDSTSDYLKVNKINHPLMVVADYQTKGRGQYGRVWDSESGKNLTFSFQFFPEKLEIDHGFKISQMIALVLVEVLNEIIFPNRAYIKWPNDIIINDKKVAGILIETTIEKDKIEKVIVGIGININQKKKSKVLPYANSLANLFPEINWDRIDLLNMLIKRLELNIRKNFQGDFQSSYNQQLYKIYEVISILYKNQEIQVVNLGADQHGFWLLDNQSEKQKIQIKSSQEIIYLYK, from the coding sequence TTGTCATCATTTCCCGAATTAACGTTTTTTGATTATCCATTGGTCTATTTTAATGAAATTGATTCTACTAGTGATTATTTGAAAGTGAATAAAATTAACCACCCCTTAATGGTAGTAGCTGACTATCAAACAAAAGGTAGAGGGCAATATGGTCGAGTATGGGATTCGGAATCAGGTAAAAATTTGACTTTTAGTTTTCAGTTTTTCCCTGAGAAATTGGAAATAGACCATGGCTTTAAGATTTCTCAAATGATAGCATTAGTGTTGGTAGAAGTCTTAAATGAGATTATTTTCCCAAATCGAGCCTATATTAAGTGGCCAAATGATATAATAATTAATGACAAGAAGGTAGCTGGAATACTGATAGAGACGACTATTGAAAAGGATAAAATAGAAAAGGTGATAGTGGGGATAGGAATAAATATTAATCAGAAAAAAAAATCGAAAGTACTACCATATGCCAATTCTTTGGCTAATTTATTTCCTGAAATTAATTGGGATAGAATTGATTTGCTGAATATGCTTATAAAAAGATTAGAGCTCAATATAAGAAAAAACTTTCAAGGTGATTTTCAATCTTCGTATAACCAACAACTCTATAAAATTTATGAGGTGATATCTATCCTATATAAAAACCAAGAGATACAAGTTGTAAATTTAGGTGCAGATCAACATGGGTTTTGGCTTTTAGACAATCAATCGGAAAAACAGAAAATTCAGATAAAGTCTAGTCAAGAGATAATATATCTTTATAAGTAG
- a CDS encoding glycosyltransferase family 39 protein: MIKFVYKNFYLLLIIYGVFTLIPFLGDVHLFDWDEANFAELAREMILTKNYLQPQINYLPFYEKPPIFIWLQVISMKIFGINEFAARFPNALLGILVMVSLYWIGKREHDERFGRIWVLTYMGSFLPFMYFRTGLIDPWFNYFMFLSLYFYYTAAGLNSNQILGSKIKDLLASAFFLGLAVQTKGPAAFIIVFGTIGILWAFSRFKSLPGILNASVWILSSLFFSCLWFLYETYHHGTSYMYEFIVYQIRLFTTEDALHGGPIYYHIIVLLLGCFPSSFVLLFTNDWKEKLKNDWYKIMCICGILVLVLFSIVQTKIIHYSSMAYFPISYIAAHTLYNNSIRNLKLAEILIKVFSLVVILALIAMPIIGNNLTYILPYVDDIQAKLQLGAAVNWCYWEVCFGIFILMVLVFALKKSRNKLYPYFFSTIAIVLVLLVVFAPKIECYTQRIYIDFCKSLRGQDVNIKALYFKSYATMFYSGRQPFTNHISKDHNWILEGLIDKDAYVIYKTKDSILYKYPKPDVELIQSKLGFDIWLRKAK, from the coding sequence ATGATTAAGTTTGTCTACAAAAATTTTTATTTACTTCTTATTATTTATGGAGTTTTCACTCTTATTCCATTTCTTGGAGATGTGCATCTTTTTGATTGGGATGAAGCTAATTTCGCAGAGCTAGCTCGCGAAATGATTTTGACTAAAAATTATCTTCAGCCACAGATCAATTACCTACCATTCTATGAGAAGCCGCCTATATTCATATGGCTTCAAGTAATCAGTATGAAAATTTTTGGTATCAACGAGTTTGCTGCTCGTTTTCCAAATGCTTTGCTGGGCATATTGGTCATGGTGAGTCTATATTGGATTGGCAAGCGAGAGCATGACGAACGTTTTGGAAGAATATGGGTACTAACCTATATGGGGTCGTTCTTACCATTCATGTATTTCCGAACAGGACTCATTGATCCTTGGTTCAATTATTTTATGTTTCTCAGTTTATACTTTTATTATACTGCCGCGGGACTTAATTCGAATCAGATTTTAGGAAGCAAGATAAAAGACTTATTAGCAAGTGCTTTCTTTCTAGGATTAGCTGTTCAAACCAAGGGTCCCGCAGCATTTATTATCGTTTTCGGAACTATAGGGATATTATGGGCTTTCTCAAGATTCAAATCCTTACCTGGAATACTGAATGCCAGTGTATGGATATTATCAAGTCTATTTTTTAGCTGTCTATGGTTTCTATATGAAACTTATCATCATGGTACAAGCTATATGTATGAGTTCATTGTTTATCAAATACGTCTATTCACCACAGAGGATGCACTGCATGGAGGACCCATCTATTATCATATAATTGTTTTACTTTTGGGTTGTTTTCCTTCGAGTTTTGTCTTATTATTTACCAATGATTGGAAAGAAAAACTCAAGAATGACTGGTATAAAATCATGTGTATTTGTGGTATCTTAGTTTTAGTATTATTCTCGATAGTTCAGACTAAAATTATTCACTACAGCTCTATGGCTTATTTTCCGATAAGCTATATCGCTGCCCATACGTTGTATAATAATTCAATTAGAAATTTAAAACTGGCGGAGATTTTGATTAAAGTTTTTTCTCTAGTCGTTATTCTAGCTTTAATAGCGATGCCTATTATAGGTAATAATTTAACTTACATATTACCATATGTAGATGATATTCAAGCTAAGTTGCAGTTGGGTGCCGCTGTTAACTGGTGTTATTGGGAAGTTTGCTTTGGTATTTTTATCCTTATGGTCTTAGTTTTTGCCTTAAAAAAATCTAGAAATAAATTGTATCCATATTTTTTCTCCACGATTGCGATAGTATTAGTTTTACTAGTAGTTTTCGCACCTAAAATAGAATGCTATACACAAAGAATCTATATTGATTTTTGCAAATCTCTAAGAGGTCAAGATGTCAATATTAAGGCATTATACTTCAAGAGCTATGCCACCATGTTCTATTCAGGTCGCCAACCTTTTACCAACCATATTTCTAAAGATCATAATTGGATTCTAGAAGGACTGATAGATAAGGATGCTTATGTAATATATAAGACCAAAGATAGTATCCTATATAAATACCCAAAACCTGATGTAGAATTAATTCAAAGCAAATTAGGGTTTGATATTTGGCTAAGAAAGGCTAAATAA
- a CDS encoding sugar transferase, with amino-acid sequence MLIRIFDVILSSLGIILLLPVFLIVSIIILLESPGGVFYIQERIGKGAIPFSLIKFRSMRTGSDTKGLLTVGMADNRITKVGLFIRKYKLDELPQLFNVFIGDMSLVGPRPEVKKYVDLYSSEQRKVLSMRPGMTDLASIVYSNENELLEKQANPEQYYIDEIMPRKIELNMEFINSPSLLKYFSLIFKTIIKII; translated from the coding sequence ATGTTGATTAGAATTTTCGATGTCATATTGTCTTCCCTAGGTATTATACTTTTGCTTCCTGTATTTTTAATTGTTTCAATAATAATTCTACTGGAATCGCCAGGAGGGGTATTTTATATTCAAGAGAGAATCGGTAAAGGTGCAATTCCATTTTCACTCATTAAATTTCGAAGTATGCGGACAGGCAGTGATACAAAGGGATTACTGACAGTAGGTATGGCAGACAATAGAATTACCAAGGTTGGATTATTTATAAGGAAATATAAACTAGACGAATTGCCGCAGTTATTTAATGTCTTTATTGGCGATATGAGTCTTGTAGGACCAAGACCTGAAGTGAAAAAATATGTAGATTTATATTCTTCTGAACAGCGAAAAGTCTTATCCATGAGACCTGGCATGACCGATTTGGCTTCTATTGTTTATTCCAACGAAAATGAGTTGTTAGAAAAACAAGCGAATCCAGAACAATATTATATTGACGAAATAATGCCGAGAAAAATCGAGCTAAATATGGAATTTATTAACTCTCCGAGTTTATTAAAATATTTTAGTTTGATATTTAAAACTATTATCAAAATTATTTAG
- a CDS encoding DegT/DnrJ/EryC1/StrS family aminotransferase, which produces MIPFSPPRIDDKIINEVVAALKSGWITTGPRTKEFERQLATYCNVEKVLAVNSWTAGAEMLLHWFGVKEGDEVIVPAYTYCASANIVVHCGAKPVLVDVNEDFTINIDRVREAITPRTKAIIPVDVAGLPVDYSAIMNLVEEKRELFTPNTERQNKLGRILVLNDAAHSFGAMYKGQRVGNQCDFTVFSFHAVKNLTTAEGGGIAINMPLPYNNAELYAELNTYSLHGQNKDALAKTQKGSWEYDVIDAGYKCNMTDILASIGLVELSRYNDDTLVYRKSIVNQYDQEFSKYDWAIIPTSKDEKRESSYHLYLLRIKNITLEQRNAIIQKIFDKDVSVNVHYKPLPLLSAYKNRGYRMEDYPVSQSLWENEISLPIYYGLDKDKTNKVTQAVIDSYNEVIC; this is translated from the coding sequence ATGATTCCATTTTCTCCGCCACGAATAGATGATAAAATTATTAATGAGGTCGTTGCAGCATTAAAAAGCGGCTGGATTACGACTGGTCCTCGTACTAAAGAGTTTGAACGACAGTTGGCTACATATTGCAATGTGGAAAAAGTATTGGCAGTCAATAGCTGGACTGCTGGAGCTGAAATGTTGTTACATTGGTTTGGAGTTAAAGAAGGGGATGAGGTCATCGTGCCTGCATATACTTACTGTGCCTCGGCTAACATTGTAGTTCACTGTGGTGCTAAGCCTGTTCTAGTAGATGTGAATGAAGATTTTACTATAAATATTGATAGAGTGCGCGAAGCAATTACACCTCGTACAAAGGCTATAATTCCAGTTGACGTTGCAGGACTGCCGGTAGACTATTCTGCCATTATGAATTTAGTAGAGGAAAAGAGGGAATTATTTACTCCGAATACAGAAAGGCAAAATAAACTTGGTAGAATATTAGTCTTAAATGATGCAGCACATTCTTTTGGAGCGATGTACAAAGGTCAACGGGTTGGTAATCAGTGCGACTTTACGGTGTTTTCTTTTCATGCAGTCAAGAATTTAACTACAGCCGAAGGAGGTGGTATAGCTATAAATATGCCACTACCTTATAATAATGCTGAGCTTTACGCAGAGCTCAACACTTATTCTCTCCATGGTCAGAATAAAGATGCTTTGGCAAAAACACAAAAAGGATCTTGGGAGTACGATGTCATAGACGCAGGCTATAAGTGCAATATGACAGATATTTTGGCTAGTATTGGGTTGGTAGAACTTTCTAGATACAATGATGATACATTAGTATATCGAAAATCTATTGTGAATCAGTATGACCAAGAATTTTCTAAATATGACTGGGCTATAATCCCAACGTCAAAGGATGAAAAGAGAGAGTCATCTTACCATCTTTATTTATTGCGAATAAAAAATATAACGCTTGAACAGAGAAATGCTATCATTCAAAAAATATTTGACAAAGATGTGAGTGTCAATGTTCATTATAAGCCTCTACCATTATTGTCTGCCTATAAGAATCGAGGGTATAGAATGGAAGATTATCCGGTATCTCAGTCATTATGGGAAAATGAAATTTCCTTACCTATATACTATGGTTTAGATAAGGATAAAACAAATAAAGTTACTCAAGCTGTTATCGATAGTTATAATGAAGTGATATGTTGA